GGAATACATGTTCAAGTATTCAGAAAAAGTGGAAGACTTTGGTTAGAAACGACATCTACTGACGGATGGACATTGAAAGAGCAAAATGAAGTTGGTAAAGATATGGATGCTTAGTCTAGTGGATACTCCTTTTCAAAAATTGTAATTGCTATAGGGTATTCTTCAGGAAGTTTGTTATAGGCTTTGTTTTTTGGAGTAGATCGATGCTTAGAAACCTTTAATTGATAGAAAAGGTCTTTTTTATTTGGTTTTACAAAGTCAAATGAGAAAGCTCTTTTTTCATTAGGTAATAAGTTATTGTCGCTAATTTTCTTTGCTTCCGGATACCATTCCCACTCTTCTCCAATTCTATGTCTTTTTTGACTAATTAATGTAGAATCTTTGTCGTAAACAGTTTGTTCAATAATGATAAAGCGCTCAGGATCTCCAGTTGGAACTTTATGGCCGGCAAATTTGTTGGTGATATCAACATTAAAGCGCATGGTGTCTCCTGTTTTGCTATTGGGCTTAAAGGCTATAGGTTCTATTAATAGACCGTTAAGCATTTTAGTCGGTTGATCTATAAATTTTGGAATTCCAGATCCCATAAAATAATGTTGTCTGCTGTTGCGTGGTTCATAGCCAGGTACAATGCTCCTAGTAGTGTCAGGCATGTGACAAGATTTACAATTTTGTTCGCCAAAATATGGCCCCGCTTTCCATTCATCACCAGTTTCAAATGTACAAGCAAGTTGAGGAGTGACAACAGCAACGGCGTTATGGCATGAAATACAAAGGTTTTCTGAAAGGTGCAATGTGTCTTTAACAGTTTTATGTGGTGCTTTATTCGTTCCTGTAGGTCCTAATACAGCCCCGTCTCTAACATGGCAACTAGCACAATTTATTCCTTCTTGTTGGAGAGCTTCATCAAAATGAGGGTTGGGTTGAGTAACTGGTTGATAGATATCTCCGTTAATAAGCCCTGTTACAATATCTTTTTGTTGGTTTTGGAGAGGGATGTGACAATTAATACACATAAAGGGGCTACTTTCTTTGGCTATTTCAGCTTGAAATTGCGGGTCAGTCCATGCATGAGAATGAGTAGAATGCTGCCATTCTTGATAATGTTCTTGATGACAAGCTCCACAAGATTTTGCCGAAAGAGAGACTAATCCCTCAGGTATAGTTTGGTTGGGGATAGCAATGTCCCAACTGTTTGTTAATGGGGTTATTGTTTTTAGCTGTTTCTTTTCAAAGTTTTGAATTTGTTCTTGATTATTCTCACAACTCAATAAAAAAGCAACCATACTAAAAAGTACAGTTGCAATTAAAAGGTATGTTTGTTTGTGCTTCATTACTGTCTTGACCAAGCCATGTATCCGCCCATTAAATTGTAAACTTCTTTAAACCCCATCTGAGTCATTGTTTGCATTGCTCTAGAGCTTCTTCCTCCACTTCTGCAATAGAGGTAAACAGGTTTGTTTTTATCTAGTTTTTGGATCTCTTCAGAAAAGTTGCCAGAAATATTGATGTTTAAAGCGTTTTTAATATTTCCTTGGCTAAATTCACCAGGAGTTCTAACGTCTACAATTGTTCCGGCTTCATTTTCAATCAACTTTTTAAATTCTTGAACATTTACATTTTTAGCAATTGTAGTGTTTTGCTGAGCTGGACTAGCATGTTGTTCAGTGGTGTTGTGGTTATGGTTTTGTTCTTGAGCTTGTTCTTCACTACAAGAAAAAAACAATAAGGTTGACACTGCAAAAATTGGTTTTAATAATTGTTTCATCTTTATAATTATGTTTTTGATCTCACAAAGAAATGAAAAGTTATAAAAAGTTACGGTTACACATGTTACATTTCTAGTTTTAGCACCCAATGACGTGAGGGAATTTGTATTTGTAATTTATAATTGTAAATTTATATCAATGAATAAAGTGTTAGTGGTTTCGTTTTTGGTAGTAATCTTTTTAGGATGTAAAAAAGATAAAGCAATAGAGTTGGTTCAAGTTGACGATGATAATGGAGCGATAAGTTTGTCGTATTGTGATACCGTTACAGTCTCTTTTGTGAATACCGTTAAACCTATTTTTATTCAAAACTGCGCAACATCAGGCTGTCATAATGCAGCATCTTCAGCAAGCGGCTATGTTTTCGAAGATTATGCTCAAATTTCAGACTCTTTGACATTTAATCGTGTCCTTAAAGCTGTGAAACATGAACCTGGAGTCTCGTCAATGCCTAAGTTTCAAGCAAAATTAAATGACTCCTTAATTCAGCAGTTAGAGTGTTGGTTAGCCCAAGGAAAACAAAATAATTAAGTTTTTTGTTTTTTCTTTTTAGCAGCAGGAAATAAAATGTTGTTTAAAATTAAACGGTAGCCAGGAGAATTTGGGTGTAAGTTTAAATCTGTAGGAGGGTCGTTTACAAAATGCCTGTAATCTTCAGGGTCATGACCACCATAGAATGTCCATTGGCCTTTGCCAAGTTCTCCATGGATATATCGAGCTGTTCCTAATGCTTTGTTTTCTCCCATAATCAAAACATTAGACTTAATGGTGTGTTTTCTAAAGTCGGTTGTTTGCCCCATGAAACCATCTATTACGTTGGTGTGGTTTTGACACAAAATAGTTGGGACTACATCCCATTTTGCAGAAAATTCAAACAGCGTAAATTTATCCTGTTGCTCAGGAACTCTATGATCTTTAGTTGCATCAATGTCCGAAAATTCGTATTCTAATGGATTGGTAACTAACTTAAAGTCTTTAAAAGCAAGTGTTTGACTGTAATCTAGTTTCTTTTGAGCCGTAGGGTCTTGTGGGTCGCCATCATACATGTGATCACAAATATCGGTTCCTTGAGCGGCCAGAGCAATATCATAAGAGTCGGTTCCTGAGCACATCGTAAATAAAAAGCCTCCTCCAATTGTGAATTCTTGTATCTTTTTAGCTACCCCTAATTTCAATTGACTAACTTTTTCAAACCCTAAAGCTTTAGCTCTTGCTTCGGTTTCTCTTTGTCGTTTTTGGTACCAAGCAGCATTTTTATAACTTCGGTAAAACTTACCATATTGGCCAGTAAAATCTTCATGATGCAAATGTAACCAGTCGTATTCAGGAAGTTTTCCTTGTATCACTTCAGTATCGTATAGCTCGTCATAAGGAATCTCAGCATAGGTTAAAACCATCGTAACAGCATCATCCCAAGGTTGTTTTCCTTTAGGAGTGTAGACAGCAATTTTAGGAACCTTTTGTAGCTTTACAATCTCTTGGTTGACTTCAGGATCTGCGATTTTTTGTTTTATTTGGTTGGCTTGAACATCTGCAATGAGTTCATAAGAAACGCCTCTGATAACACATTCTTCCTCTATTTCTTGGTGCTGAGGAATCAAAAAGCTGCCGCCTCGATAATTTAAAAGCCATTCGATTTCGATATCATTTTGTAATACCCAGTAGGCAATACCATAGGCTTTAAGGTGGTTTTTTTGTTTCGATTCATCCATAGGGATAAGGATGTAGCTAGCGTGTATTAAAATACTACATGAAACAAAAAGTATAAAGAGAAAGCCTTTTTTCATAGTTGTTGAGTTGTCAAAAATAATGCCGTTAATTCAAGCTAAAAAGGGGCATCTTCATTGGAGAAATCTTCAAAATCATCGTCATTCATTTTGGAAGACATGATAAAAGTTCCTGTTTCTTCATCAAAATTTTCATTAGGCAAAAGTGGCATTCCTCCACCTTCAGGTCCGCCAAAATCGTTATCAAAAGCATCCAGGTTATCAAATTTAGCAAATTTACCAACGAATTTTAATCGTACATCTTCAAGGGAACCGTTTCGGTGTTTAGCAATAATAATTTCACCTTGTCCAGCACATGGTGTTTCATCTGGCCAAGTTTCCATTTGGTAATATTCAGGTCTGTATATAAAGGTAACAATATCTGCATCCTGCTCAATAGCTCCAGATTCCCTTAAATCTGAAAGCATAGGTCGTTTATCTCCTCCTCTTGTTTCAACAGAACGACTCAATTGTGATAGTGCAATAATTGGAACGTCTAATTCTTTTGCAATTTCTTTTATCGAACGAGAAATGGTACTAATTTCTTGCTCCCTGTTTCCGCCACTTCCTCCAGCAGACATCAATTGTAAATAATCAATAATTACAATGTTAATATCATGTTGCTGTTTCAGTCTTCGACATTTTGCTCTTAATTCGAAAACAGAAAGTCCAGGTGTATCATCAATAAAAATAGGAGCTTCTGCCAATCGTTTAGTTTTTTCAAATAAGTGATTAAACTTTTCTTGGGTAAAGTTCCCCTTTCTAATATCCTCCGCTGGAATTTCAGCTTCACCAGAAATCAAACGATTTACAATTTGTAGGGAACTCATCTCTAATGAGAAAATAGCAACACCATGATTGAATTCAACAGCAATATTTCGTGCCATAGAGATTACAAATGCCGTTTTCCCCATACCAGGACGGGCTGCTAAAACAATCATGTCAGAACGTTGCCACCCTGATGTTACTCTGTCAAGTGCCGTAAATCCTGTAGCAATACCACTAACACCATCATCCCTGTTCATTGCAACTTCAATCTCTTCAGCAGCTTGTTTAATTAAGGTTGACATTTTATCGTAATTTTTACGAATATTACCTTCTGCTACAGAGAATAACCCACTTTCCGCTTCGTCTAATAATTCAAATACATCAGTAGTTTCATCATAGGCTTTTTGAATGACTTTGCTAGATATACCAATTAACTCTCTTAAAATATATTTCTGAGCAATAATACGCGCATGAGATTCCGCATGAGCTGCAGATGCTACCCTATTGGTTAACTGACTAATATAATAAGGGCCACCAGCAATTTCAAGCTCACCCTTTGAACGAAGTTTCTGGGTTACAGTTAAAATGTCAATAGCCTCAGAGTCTCCAAATAACTCATAGATAGCCTCGTAAATACGTTGGTGAGCTTCTTTATAAAAACTCTCTGGTTTTAAAACATCAATAACATCATTTACTGGAGATTTTTCCAGCATCAACGCTCCTAATACAGCTTCTTCAAGATCTACTGCTTGAGGAGGGAGTTTCCCGCCAAAGGCATTCGGATCTTTCTTCTTTATTGGTCGATTATTAGAGTTCTGAATTATATCTCCTACAGATTGAGTCATAACTACAAAGTTAATTGATAAAAACTGAATTTCATAACAACATTGAGTTGAAATTTTAAGGAATCGATACTTAGTTAAGTTTGGTTAGAGTGTGGATACAAAAAAAGGAAAATCCAAAAAGAATAAGTTGTTGGTCTCTGTTTGTACTTAAGCGGTTTTAAACAGATAGAAACGTTTATTTAGCTAATATACAGATTGCTGTTTACTATTTTTACAAGGACTAGAAAAGATAGGGGTAAATCGAAAGTGTTCAAGTGTTTTGGGGCTTGTGGGGTGACGTAAGAAGAATTTAAAAAGTAAGTTAAAGACTATAAAAGTAGGTCTGTTAAAATTAAATAAAATGAATAAATTAATTTTTGTATTGTCGTTGTTATTGTTGGGAAATGCTTCGGCTCAAATAGTAACACCTTTTACTAAGCGCTTTGATGCAACTCAAAAAGGGAATATAGATTTTGTTTCTAATACGATTGTTCAGTGTGACGGAGGAGGAGGTGGAGGTGCGAACTGTGCGAATTTAATAACGGATGTAGCACCTACAGTGTACCCCTATAGTCAGAACAATGACCATACTCCTATGTATGTAGATGTAGATGGAGACCCCACAACTTTTAGTTCCAGTTCTGATAGTATAGACTTGCCTCAGTGTAGTGAAGTGCTGTGGGCAGGTCTTTATTGGGGGGCTCAACGACTTTCTTCTGATCCAGGGTATGATGATAGAGATAAACTGAAGCTAAAAGTCGATGGAGGTAATTATATTGATCTTACAGCTGATTGGTTTATTGATAATACAGCGGGGTATGCCTCATATCACTGTTTTAAGGATGTTACTCATATCGTGAAAAATAATCCTCACAATGCTGTATATACAGTGGCAAATATGTATGCAATGGTAGGTCCCAATAATCAATGGGGAGCATGGAATATTGTGGTAGTCTATAGGAATGAATTACTTACAATGAGGAATCTGACCGTCTATGATGGTGTAGCAAATGTTTCTGGTTCAACAAATGTTGATATTCCGATTTCAGGTTTTTTGGCGCCTATCTCAGGGCCTGTGACTTTTGATATAGGTGTTTTTGCTTATGATGGAGATCGAGGGTTTGATGGAGATCAGTTGTTGTTTGATGGAGGAAGTGGATTTCAGAATGTTTCGAATACAACCAATCCCGTGAATGATGTTTTTAATTCTACGAATACAATAAGAGGTGTAGAAAGCACCTCTCAAAATCCATTGTTTTTTAATAATATATCTTATGATGCAGATGTCTTTTCGCCTGATAATTCAACTAAAAATTGGATCGGAAATTCAGCAACGTCTTGTGTTATTAGAGAAACAACAGGTGGTGAGGCTATCTTGAGTCAAGTTATTACAATGGCAATAGATGTCTATGAGCCAGATGTAAGAGCATCTGTTTCTGTTACTGATTTAAATGGAGGAGTTGTTAATCCAGGGGATGTTTTAGAGTACAGAGTAAAGGGGGTAAATTTAGGTTCTGATTCATCGATTAATACATTTATTACAGATACGCTAGAATATAATGCAATATATATACCTGGTTCTATCAATATTGTGCATGGAGCGATTACTGGAGTACAAACAGATGCGGCAGGTGATGATGTCGGAGAGTATGATGCGCTCAATAGAACAGTAAAAGTTAGGATTGGGACAGGAGCTAACGCTACAATGGGAGGCCTTGTGAATAATGATCTTCTGGGAACTGATAGTACAG
Above is a window of Flavobacteriales bacterium DNA encoding:
- a CDS encoding asparagine synthetase B: MKKGFLFILFVSCSILIHASYILIPMDESKQKNHLKAYGIAYWVLQNDIEIEWLLNYRGGSFLIPQHQEIEEECVIRGVSYELIADVQANQIKQKIADPEVNQEIVKLQKVPKIAVYTPKGKQPWDDAVTMVLTYAEIPYDELYDTEVIQGKLPEYDWLHLHHEDFTGQYGKFYRSYKNAAWYQKRQRETEARAKALGFEKVSQLKLGVAKKIQEFTIGGGFLFTMCSGTDSYDIALAAQGTDICDHMYDGDPQDPTAQKKLDYSQTLAFKDFKLVTNPLEYEFSDIDATKDHRVPEQQDKFTLFEFSAKWDVVPTILCQNHTNVIDGFMGQTTDFRKHTIKSNVLIMGENKALGTARYIHGELGKGQWTFYGGHDPEDYRHFVNDPPTDLNLHPNSPGYRLILNNILFPAAKKKKQKT
- the dnaB gene encoding replicative DNA helicase; this encodes MTQSVGDIIQNSNNRPIKKKDPNAFGGKLPPQAVDLEEAVLGALMLEKSPVNDVIDVLKPESFYKEAHQRIYEAIYELFGDSEAIDILTVTQKLRSKGELEIAGGPYYISQLTNRVASAAHAESHARIIAQKYILRELIGISSKVIQKAYDETTDVFELLDEAESGLFSVAEGNIRKNYDKMSTLIKQAAEEIEVAMNRDDGVSGIATGFTALDRVTSGWQRSDMIVLAARPGMGKTAFVISMARNIAVEFNHGVAIFSLEMSSLQIVNRLISGEAEIPAEDIRKGNFTQEKFNHLFEKTKRLAEAPIFIDDTPGLSVFELRAKCRRLKQQHDINIVIIDYLQLMSAGGSGGNREQEISTISRSIKEIAKELDVPIIALSQLSRSVETRGGDKRPMLSDLRESGAIEQDADIVTFIYRPEYYQMETWPDETPCAGQGEIIIAKHRNGSLEDVRLKFVGKFAKFDNLDAFDNDFGGPEGGGMPLLPNENFDEETGTFIMSSKMNDDDFEDFSNEDAPF
- a CDS encoding rhodanese-like domain-containing protein, translated to MKQLLKPIFAVSTLLFFSCSEEQAQEQNHNHNTTEQHASPAQQNTTIAKNVNVQEFKKLIENEAGTIVDVRTPGEFSQGNIKNALNINISGNFSEEIQKLDKNKPVYLYCRSGGRSSRAMQTMTQMGFKEVYNLMGGYMAWSRQ